GAACGCTGGCTTTGAACTGAAGCACCACGAGGATCTCGCTGCTCGCCCCGATCCCATTCCCTGGTACTACCCGCTGGCGGGCTCTTTCAAGCACATGGCTTCGGCTTGGGACTTCTTCACTATCGCTCGCATGACCTGGTGGGGCCGAGGCCTTGCCCACCGCTTCGTCGGTGCTGGCGAGTCTATCGGTCTCTTCCCTAAGGGCTCCCAGAAAACTGCCGACAGTCTGGCCTTGGCTGCTGATTGTCTGGTCGAAGGTGCTCAGAAGAACCTATTTACCCCCATGTACCTCATGGTCGGCAAGAAGCCTGAGTAAATCCTGACGAACAACGGTATCGGTGTTCTTTCTGTGTAAAAAAAATATTACCCCCCTCCCACCTGGCGTGCACGTTCTTCCCTGGTACCCATCATCTCATTCTATTTCATCTTCTTTATGTTACCCTTGCATGTCACCAGGGGATTTTTCTTGGCTCAACTCTGGCCCAACGTCGGTAGATATCGAGCCGCGTGCCGCCTTCTCTCAGTCGATGGTGTCATTAAtgtttctttctcttgtTTCTTTTACCTGTCAAGATAGCAATGTAATAGTCATCGAGTCAAGAATAACGAGCAAAGGATTGGTATTGTTTTTTTGTTAATTTTTTCTCTATTTATTTACAGTTAGAACTAGATCACGATGGCACATGTCTTTGGTTGATGTCAGCAACAGCCGCACCGCTTGAATCGGAACCACAGGAAGACCACCACAAAATTGACATTGATGAATAGCTTGAAGTCTCCCCAACAGTCAGTTTCGGATCTGTTCCACGACGAGGCAGTAAATTCCGCCACCTCGGTTTCACTGCGCCAGATAGCCCTGTGAAGAGTTGCCTAGCCCATCACAGACCCATCAACCTCTAGCACCATAGTCAAGAAGCATCTTGATCTTGACGTAGTGGCAGCGCAATATGGCCCAGAACACGATTGACTGATTTTGCAAGACTGGTTTCGGATCTGCGCCATCCTCAAGAAGTAACCGCCCAACATCATCCCTGCTAAACGGCCGAAGCTTGCTGTGTCCTTAAACAGCAAGCCAGATAGATAGAGTATCGGTACCTTCATCCAGAAGCATCTTCATGACTCCCTTGAGTCGAAGTAGAATTGTAGAATAGAGTGGTGTTTGATTTGGCGAGTTCCCCTGGGGAACTTCCCCACCTTGATTCCGTCGGCTTGGTGGGATCAAGATGCTCACCTTCCCTGTTGGCATGTGGTCCCGTTCGGGCTTGGCAACCTGTAGCATCTACAGAGTACGTTTTTCCGGCCCACGAAGTTGCAAATGGACCGATACAACTAACGTTTCCCCTGCCCAATCTGCGCATGTACATTGATCCATCATGCTTGATGAAAATGACTATTCCGTAAATGGCACAGGGAGCCCTTGAATGTGGAACAAGTTCAGAGTTAGATTGAACTCGGTATCGGAACTAAAGGGTAAACCATTAAAAGCTTAAGGTCCATCAACCCCCCTGGGGGGGTGCATGGATGCAGAAGTAGCATGTGTCGGGTAGGAGCTTGGGGTtattttctttcctttcctcATTGACAATGACAAACCGGCAATTCAGGTCtaaaggaagagaagaagagctgTTTCGATGTCGTTCTGAAATGGTCTGGCTTAGAGACAAGGTATAACAAAAACTTGAATCCAAGTTAAGTCTAGTGCATGGAAAGGTCTTTTCCCGCCCGTTTCTGCTGTCTTGTAAATCTTGAGAAGAAATCTGACAATCCTCTCACAAAGACTACTAGTGATCCACTAAAGGCCTGGTAAAAACGTCACACTGCCGTATAGCATCCATATGTGTCTATCAAGCCCGAGATCATCTGAATGGAGGGTGGAGATTCAAGGGTTAAGTTTGCAAACGAGAAGCCAAGAAAGTAAGCAAATATTCATCTAGGCGAAAGCAGTTACCACATGTACCATATGAATTAACATATGGCTATATGGCTATAGGTTGTATGATCACATTGATAAAAGCAGCGCGTTGTATGGTCAGTCAGTTAGGGCAGGTACCCGGTCCACTATCTGTCTTTCCCCCAATTGAACCCCTTTGATTTAATTTCGGTCATTTCAGTTCAAGCCTTTGATTCTTCAGGATTGAATGCTTGAAAATGTAGCCAGTTAGCCCTGCATCGAACACAACGTGGTATCGGTTAGAAGGTGCAACATGGCACATTCTTTCGATAGATGAGGGGAATGTCATGCGTCCGAGGCTGACTCGAGTATAAGATCGCGTGTCGCCCGACAAATCTGCCACCCTCCTCATTGTAGCTGCTACTACTGCGATCCCAGAAATGTTCACCAAACAAACTCTTCTCGCGTTCATCGGGGCACTGGCCCTGGCCGCGGCCAAGACGACCACTGAAAAGACCCCAACTCAGGCCGAGATTGATGCAGCCCGTGCGACGGTCCTGCCTTACTCTCCGGTATCAAATGTAAAAGGCTTGGTTTTTGATCGCTTCGTCAACATCTGGCTGGAGAACACAGTTGGTTTCCTCTATGCATAAATAACAATGACCACATGCTCATCCCTTTTTAGGACTTTGAAACCGCAGCTTTAGACGAGAACCTGTCCAAGCTGGCTAAGGAGGGTATTCTCCTGACGAACTACTTTGCCATCACTCACCCCTCGGAGCCCAACTACTGTGCTTCCGCCGGGGGTGACACTTTCGGCATGGACAGTGACGACTTCCTGCAGATCCCCGCCAATGTCTCAACTATTGCCGATCTGTTTGACATCAAGCACATCGCTTGGGGCGAGTACCAAGAGGACATGCTGTATGCCGGCTACCAGGGCATGAGGTATCCCCTGAGCGGATCTAGAACACCACAGCCTTCCCCAGCACATGTTCATTACACCGAATATGACTAACGACTCTCACGACACCAACGTCACTGTGGCCGGCGACTGGGTTGCTCGCTTCCTCCCTCCCCTGCTGAAAAACGAGCACTTCAACAGGGATAGCCTGGTGCTACTTACATTTGATGAGACGGGCAACTACTCCCACCCTAACCGGATCTTCAGCTTCCTGGTGGGAGGTGCTATCCCGGAGCACCTGAAGGGCACCACCGACGACACCTTCTACACACACTACTCAATCATCGCCTCCCTATCCGCCAACTGGGGTCTGCCCTCGCTTGGCCGCTGGGATTGTGGTGCCAACCTGCTGGAGATGGTCGCTGAGAAGACCGGTTATGTCAACTGGAAAGTTGATGCTAGCAATGCCTATGTCAACCAGACTTACCCTGGCCCTCTGTCTACCAAGAACTATTCCTCCAAGTGGGCTGTTCCTGCCATCAAGGGCAAGTGCTCTGCTGGCCATGGTATTGCTCAAGTTGTGAAGCAGACCTACCACGGTCTCCAGCCTACCTACGACTACACCAGCCCTGTGCCCTATGATGCGACCAGTGGAAACAACATCGGTATCAAGTACCACCGTACTCTGGTATGGGccctttcctcttcttcccatTGAAGATTTGATGCTAAGGATTTTTTAGAAGCACGGTAAGACGGAGACTGGTGTCACTGGGCAAACCAGCGATTCTCAAATGCCCATATGATGTGCTGTCACTGCCGTGTCAGATGTTCATGCTGGTCTATCAAAAGGATCAATTGAACGCTGTGTTGTTTTACCATGTTCAAAGGGCTTCTCTGGGTTTGTTGTTACTATTGTGGATGTGCCGGATAATTTGACTTCCAAAAGATGATCCACACGGACTGTGCTCTGAATATGGGGCCAGCTTACCTCTACCCCACGAAATAAATCTCTCCACAATCACACTCTATATTGCTCCGCAAAAAGGCTTGGATTTTTGGAAAATCAGAATTTGAGATGGACTAATCACCAACCAAACAAGCCAATTCATGTAGAGGAAACATTCTTTGGTGAGCTTTGCCTTTCCCTTCCTTCTTTTGATTATTAATACTTTGGTTGCGATGCCTTTGAGCATCTTCAGATCGAGCGCAGCACGTGATGTATATAGACCAAGTTACGATGTAGACACACTCGTTTAATTTTCTCTAGATTCGAGAGAGATATTCGCAAACCAAGAGACACCGAAAGTTCGACGACATTCGCTGAGCTGCTCAAATGCATACTTCGCATTCTGATCATTGGAAGGGTGTTTATCTAAGATTTGGTGCATTGAGATATTCCCCGCCTTGTTTCTCAGGATTGAATGCTGACCCCATCAAAATTCTCTTCAATCACAACCTCACTTGCAAACATTACTACAATAGCTTGAAATCCAGCGATTAATTGCTCTGGCTGTAAATGCCAACGGAGATCAGTCCTCTCTACAATACAATCAGCGACAATAGGATTGatttccaaccttggaagtcgCTCAGATCGAGTAGGGTTGCAGAGAGCTCAGCCTTGCCACATGGCAGCCtgttttccaaggttctcccACAAGAAACTCGAGGGGACGCCAAGACCCCAGAAGCGCCACATAGAGGCTGATTGGGACTTTATGACGTTTGAGCGTGCGCTTTGACTTTCCGAGGCTTTGCCGTGATCTGCAAGCCGTGTCCCGCGAAGTATCAGCCTCCGGTCGTCTCCTATGATGAATTGTAGAAGCGACGATCCCAAACGAGTGCTAAATGATGTTGAACATGGCATCATCTGAGACAGAGCGCATGTTCCTACTCGGGAAAGTACCGAGGATTACGATGCTTTTGTGTACAAAAACTCGGGGAATTTTGTTATTGGTCTTGGAGGATAATTAGTACAACACTAGTGCACAAAGTGTGCACCTACACACCACCACGTCTACCAATCTAGTTTCcgcttctttctttctttctttcttaaTTAATttaggttttttttttcgcaagCAGAActtttgtacggagtagctaACTATCAAATTGGAGGTGAATTGTCCGACAATGCCCGCTCGACTCCAAGAAATTCCCTTTTTCAGTGTTTGACCCGGGATCTTGTGTGGGCCCAGGTGCACACCTCCCTTTTCTTTCATTTATGTGTGTGTACTCGGTACTCAAGGCCAAGATACATGTGGCCAAGGTATGCACCCAAGGTTGTTGAATGCTTCGCATTGATTTACTTTCTCAGAATCTTGGAAAAATGTCTTGGAAGGTACTTGGAATACTTGGTCGATGAGCCAAGTAGTGGTAAGCAAATCTACCCATCTTGGAAGAGTGCTCAGCTATGAAAATCTTCGAGATCAACTCTCTTTGAGTGACTTATCCTTTCCTAATGCGGAGTTAACTTGGCAATTGAATCCACCTACTTTTACTTTGGTTGAACTTTTTGACTTCCTTTTTGACGTCAAAACAGCACATGCCTCAGTATCCGAATTATCCCCGATGAGTTTCTTCGGAAAGGGCTTCTTCGGGGATATTCAAGAATtagatcaaaaaaaaaattgaatgAGACATTCTGTGCAAGGAAGCCtgaaagaggaagaagatttCAATACTGACCTTAGGGTTAGACCCGACGCAAGCCATTCATATGCCATAGATTTTATGTCACTGCAGATTACATTCATGTAGGTATGTCTTGGGGTCCCGATGATCATTGCTAAAGACGGTATCCCACACAAACGAAACCCCGGGAAATCCACGTACTTTGTACTTACGGCTGAACCATCGCCGTAACCAGGGCATCGGGAATGGCGTTCGGAAGGGAAAAGGCAACTTTAACGAGATCCTTCTGAGCCCGTACTATTCAAACTAGGCTTGAGCTCCAATCGGTCTCGAGGCTTAaggccaaaaaagaaaagaaaatgatgatgaaagaaaaatgaaggaaaaaagaaagaaaactcATTGGACTTCCAAATGCAGACATAAGGCAATACGAAGTCTTCGTCCCTTGATCCACTTCCAATTTCTAATTCCCCATGGGTGGTTGCAGGATGGTTGCAGATTGCAGGGTGGTTGCAGGGTGGTTGCAGGGTGGTTGCAGGGTGGTCGGGGTGGTCGGGGTGGCCGGGGTGGCCGGGGTGGTCGGGGTGTTCGGGGTGGTCGTGGTCGGATAACATTCCTTTTCCGGTAATACACCGTCACAACCTCCCTCACCCCCAGGAATGAATTTGATCCCCACAaaagccacgagcaagatgaagaaagaagaaaaaagaagcccCCTTACGTAGCGAACAAACGCGACTACAGAGTACAACGTTGTTGAATTAGCGCGGTTTGATATATTGCTATCAACCCTAAAACGGTAAACCTAAGCCACTGGCGCACTTGGCAGTCCGTGAGAATTTCTTGTCGCATCCCCGCAACCCCACTAATGTGGCCCTTGGTCTCTGCTTGGCCCTACTTGGCTCTTCTCGGCCCCCACGGGTCGCAAGACTTGCCTATCCAATGTTGTAGCGCCGCCGATGTCACTCCAAACATTTCCCCTCTTGGCACTAACCCAATGGACACGAAGACCGAATGCACATAAGATACGGGAAATGTCCCCAGCGTCTGAGCTTTCATTTCCCCCCATGTTGTTTTGGTCTTTTCCTCTCTGCATCTCATAGAGGACGTTCATCATGTGGACCACAACTACCGGCTTGCGGGGCAAGAAGCTCCGTCTTGCCATCACCTTTACATCCGTCGTTGGATTCTCACTTTTCGGTTATGATCAGGGCTTGATGTCCGGTATCATCTCTGGTGACCAATTCACTAAGGAATTTCCTGCTCTCTATGGTGACAGCGAGCACGTCGCCGTCCTGCGTGGAGCGGTCACTGCCTGTTACGAACTTGGGTGTTTCTTCGGTGCTATCTTCACTTTGATTTATGGTCAACGCATTGGCCGCACTCCTCTCCTGGTGGCCGGTGGTCTTCTAATGATACTTGGTACTGTCATCTCTACTGCTGCATTCGGCCCTCACTGGGGATTGGGCCAGTTCGTTGTTGGACGTGTTATTTCCGGAATTGGAAATGGCATGGACACCGCGACTATCCCCGTCTGGCAGTCTGAGTGCTCGCGTGCTCATAATCGTGGTTTCCTTGTCTGCTTCGAGGGTGCTATCGTCGCCGTCGGTACCTTTGTCGCATACTGGATTGACTTCGGTCTCTCTTATGTCGACAGCTCTGTTCAGTGGCGGTTCCCTATCGCCTTCCAGATCCTGTTCGCCATTCTCGTCACTGTTGGTGCTCTTATGCTCCCCGAGTCGCCTCGTTGGTTCGTCATGCAGGGTCATGACCAGGAGGCCCTCCATGTCCTCGCCCAGCTTAATGGTAGTGATGTCGATGCGGATGATGTGCTTGCTGATTTCAACCTCATGAAGGCGGATCTTAAGGCAATGCAGAGCGTTGAAGAGAGCAGCTGGGGTATTCTCTTCACTGGCGGTAAGACTCAGAACTTCCAACGTTTGATGATCGGTTGCTCTGGTCAGTTCTTCCAGCAGTTCACTGGTTGCAACGCCGCTATCTACTACTCGACCCTACTCTTCCAGCAGAACTTGCATATGACCGGCAAGCTTCCCCTAGTTCTAGGAGGTGTTTTCGCCACTGTCTACGCTCTGGCCACTATTCCATCCTTCTTCATGATTGAGAGGGTCGGTCGCCGGAACCTCTTCTTGATTGGTTTCCTCGGCCAGGGTCTTAGTTTCATTATCACTATGGCTTGTCTCATTGACTCAAGCACGCAGAGCGCCAAGGGTGCCATCGTCGGTATCTTCTTGTTTATCTGCTTCTTCGCCTTTACTACGCTGCCTCTGCCCTGGATCTACCCCCCGGAAATCAACCCTCTTCGCACCCGTACCAAGGCCGCCTCCGCTTCCACCTGTATGAACTGGATCACCAACTTCGCTGTCGTCATGTTCACTCCTGTGTTCTCCAACAGGTCCGACTGGGGTATCTATCTGTTCTTCGCGCTTATTAACTTCATCGCCATCCCCTTCGCCTGGTTCTTCTACTGTGAGACCGCTGGTCGTGATCTCGAGGAAATTGACATCATCTTCGCAAAGGCCCACATTGAGGGCAAATGGCCCTATCAGGTCGCACAGCAGCTGCCTAAGCTCTCCATTGCCGAGATTACCCAGATGCAGAATGAGCTGGGTCTTGATACCCCCGACCACCAGGTCAACTCCGAAGCCGAGAAGGCTGAGACTGCCATGAGCAGCGGCAGTGAGACCAAGTACGACGAGTAAATGCTCCATCTGTCGCCCTTGGTTGATGTCGACCGAGAGACATTCGCTGTGCGAATGTGATTGATCATTTGCCTTGGATCTCATATTATCATGTGACCATAGAATCTCTAtaccccccctcccccctgTCTGAAGGGAAAGCGGGCAGACTAGTATGTAAATAGTCCGCTTTGCAATCTCATTTTGTTCGATTTTCTCTAGATCTCATTTGATCTGAATACATATCCCACTATCAATGGTCTATCTAAATATCCTTGTCCCGAGTTTAAAAGGTGTATCGCATGAGTGCATCTCTGTCGATGCTCCTTCCTGCCCCTGTGGCCTGTAGATCAGATCAGCACAGTAGTATCTCAATGGGGATAGAAGTAAATCAAGCTTGCGACAGTTGAATGCAGAATTGGCCAATTCAACGAGACCTTTCATTGTAATTTAGATTCAACCTGGTGCACGATGCACACCGTGTTTGTCTGTATTGCAACTCATGCTTGACGAGGACCTCGGAAGCACCTGCAGATCAACTGTCGattggaagaaattggagagTGGATCCATTGGAATATCTGTATCAGTACTTCAAACTGAGAAAAATTGCCTTGGCTTCGGCATGAACACGTCCCAAATGAGATATATTCCAAGGCCTAGGCTCCGAGCCGAGGTAGTTGTGACGACAATCCCAGACCGGAGATATACCAAAAGAAAACTTCCGTTCTCGCCACAACTTCTTGGATTCAACTTGAAGGAATGAACGGAATTAAAAATTAATTTAACAATTAACAATGATGTTCAACCAGACTAGTTCAAAAAAGAACCCGTCAATGCCCTAGCCTGCTGC
The nucleotide sequence above comes from Penicillium digitatum chromosome 1, complete sequence. Encoded proteins:
- a CDS encoding Phosphate-repressible acid phosphatase encodes the protein MFTKQTLLAFIGALALAAAKTTTEKTPTQAEIDAARATVLPYSPVSNVKGLVFDRFVNIWLENTDFETAALDENLSKLAKEGILLTNYFAITHPSEPNYCASAGGDTFGMDSDDFLQIPANVSTIADLFDIKHIAWGEYQEDMLLPQHMFITPNMTNDSHDTNVTVAGDWVARFLPPLLKNEHFNRDSLVLLTFDETGNYSHPNRIFSFLVGGAIPEHLKGTTDDTFYTHYSIIASLSANWGLPSLGRWDCGANLLEMVAEKTGYVNWKVDASNAYVNQTYPGPLSTKNYSSKWAVPAIKGKCSAGHGIAQVVKQTYHGLQPTYDYTSPVPYDATSGNNIGIKYHRTLKHGKTETGVTGQTSDSQMPI
- a CDS encoding Major facilitator superfamily domain, general substrate transporter, with product MWTTTTGLRGKKLRLAITFTSVVGFSLFGYDQGLMSGIISGDQFTKEFPALYGDSEHVAVLRGAVTACYELGCFFGAIFTLIYGQRIGRTPLLVAGGLLMILGTVISTAAFGPHWGLGQFVVGRVISGIGNGMDTATIPVWQSECSRAHNRGFLVCFEGAIVAVGTFVAYWIDFGLSYVDSSVQWRFPIAFQILFAILVTVGALMLPESPRWFVMQGHDQEALHVLAQLNGSDVDADDVLADFNLMKADLKAMQSVEESSWGILFTGGKTQNFQRLMIGCSGQFFQQFTGCNAAIYYSTLLFQQNLHMTGKLPLVLGGVFATVYALATIPSFFMIERVGRRNLFLIGFLGQGLSFIITMACLIDSSTQSAKGAIVGIFLFICFFAFTTLPLPWIYPPEINPLRTRTKAASASTCMNWITNFAVVMFTPVFSNRSDWGIYLFFALINFIAIPFAWFFYCETAGRDLEEIDIIFAKAHIEGKWPYQVAQQLPKLSIAEITQMQNELGLDTPDHQVNSEAEKAETAMSSGSETKYDE